From one Danio rerio strain Tuebingen ecotype United States chromosome 19, GRCz12tu, whole genome shotgun sequence genomic stretch:
- the tbc1d5 gene encoding TBC1 domain family member 5 isoform X1 produces MQHPNFETRHPLQQDEQETGYDPLQNYNRNRDRGSLGSAVESTLQSYRKEWDDLFQNSNYLPRIRQAGINGRLRSSRFRSVCWKLYLDVLPEDKAQWISRTKEHRAQYEKIKEMHITNPRKAAGQQDLVVNNPLSQDEGSLWNKFFQDKELRGMIKQDVLRTFPEMLYFQEEDVRTKMTDILFCYARENEQLLYKQGMHELLAPIVFVLHCDHQAFQHASETANPSDEMKVLLDPKFHEHDAYTMFSLLMETAEPWFSSFEREVRKGKEEMLTSIPFARPQDSGPSVAIVTKVNRIQDQLIKKHDIELYMHLNRLEIAPQIYGIRWVRLLFGREFPLQDLLVVWDALFADSITLDLVDYVFVAMLLYIRDALIASNFQTCLGLLMHYPPIGDIHSLLLKALFLRDPKNNPRPVNYQFQQNLDYYKTRGADLVNKTRASTKAAPLNINKVSSSLLNFGRKLIAPMGGGSGGISPINSEVLSAPPLPAPASRPLTEAPSCPAPLNTQMKSQPLPQTQHQHRLLKSESMPVHLSKDVGSCGASQISLPAQIHSDITGHSSRTVSSSPSTESLSCSRDHAMSSPPLPVSRGRDSSTSSPPSSATKKDSFFNISRSRSHSKTINKKDAEELEAQVSFLQGQINDLEAMSKYCAKMMNAHIGKIQDVILQEHLEKEDEVLVSLAGLKQIKDILKGALRFNQSQLESEDNEEITIADDHYCSSQYSTLKYYSDFVHQSADNDADADASRQQTQQLDDHEEVDGMADKEEELQEVEEKVLTTKNVPMTPELQASEGRNWDDYILVSKDGEPSGNEEQSGTPTAPLFKNVRALNKADFQDPLMGTTSGSSSPDDGSTHSKDSDFTIVNPTDL; encoded by the exons ATGCAGCACCCAAACTTTGAAACGCGGCACCCGTTGCAGCAGGACGAGCAAGAGACGGGTTATGACCCTCTACAAAACTATAACAGAAACAGAGACC GAGGATCATTGGGCAGTGCTGTTGAGTCCACCCTTCAGTCCTACAG AAAGGAGTGGGATGATTTGTTCCAGAACAGTAACTACCTGCCTAGAATCAGACAGGCAGGCATTAACGGGCGATTACGGAGCAGCCGATTCCGCAGTGTTTGCTGGAAG CTTTATCTGGACGTCCTACCAGAAGATAAGGCTCAATGGATCAGTCGAACCAAGGAGCACAGAGCACAGTATGAGAAAATCAAAGAGATG CACATCACGAACCCTCGTAAAGCTGCCGGCCAGCAGGACCTGGTGGTGAACAACCCACTGTCACAGGATGAGGGG AGTTTATGGAATAAGTTCTTTCAGGATAAGGAGCTCAGAGGAATGATTAAACAAGATGTTTTACGAAC GTTTCCAGAGATGCTGTACTTCCAGGAAGAGGATGTCAGGACGAAGATGACTGATATTCTCTTCTGTTATGCTCGAGAGAATGAGCAGCTTCTGTATAAGCAG GGCATGCATGAGTTGCTGGCCCCAATAGTGTTTGTTCTCCACTGTGATCATCAGGCGTTTCAGCATGCCAGTGAGACAGCCAATCCTAG TGATGAGATGAAAGTCCTTCTGGATCCGAAATTCCATGAGCATGATGCCTA TACCATGTTTTCATTGCTCATGGAGACCGCAGAACCCTGGTTCAGCAGTTTTGAGCGGGAGGTCAGAAAG GGCAAGGAAGAGATGTTAACCAGCATCCCCTTTGCAAGACCACAGGACTCCGGCCCCTCTGTTGCTATAGTGACCAAAGTCAACCGAATTCAGGACCAGCTAATAAAGAAACATGATATTGAACTGTACATGCACCTCAACAGACTAGAGATAGCACCGCAGATTTATGGAAT TCGCTGGGTTCGACTGCTGTTTGGTCGGGAGTTCCCTCTGCAGGATCTGTTGGTGGTCTGGGATGCTCTTTTTGCTGACAGCATCACTTTGGACTTGGTGGATTATGTGTTTGTTGCTATGCTTCTTTACATCAGAGATGCTT TGATCGCTAGCAACTTCCAGACGTGTCTCGGCCTCCTGATGCACTATCCTCCTATTGGAGACATTCACTCACTGTTGCTGAAAGCTTTATTCCTCAGAGACCCTAAG AATAATCCACGACCAGTAAATTACCAGTTCCAGCAAAACCTTGACTACTACAAGACTCGTGGGGCTGACTTGGTTAACAAAACACG gGCTAGCACTAAAGCAGCTCCTCTCAATATTAATAAAGTATCCAGTTCTCTTCTTAATTTCGGCCGGAAGCTCATCGCACCGATGGGAGGCGGCTCCGGTGGCATCTCTCCAATTAACAGTGAAGTATTATCAGCTCCACCCCTTCCCGCTCCAGCATCACGCCCATTGACCGAGGCTCCGTCATGCCCTGCCCCTTTAAATACCCAGATGAAATCACAGCCACTCCCTCAAACGCAGCATCAGCACCGACTGCTGAAGTCTGAAAGTATGCCAGTGCACCTCAGCAAAG ATGTAGGTTCATGTGGAGCATCTCAGATTTCTCTCCCTGCGCAGATTCACTCTGATATCACAG GCCATTCCTCCAGAACCGTTAGCTCCTCTCCCAGCACTGAGAGTTTGTCTTGTAGTCGGGACCATGCAATGTCATCCCCTCCTCTACCTGTGTCCAGGGGGCGGGACTCCAGCACATCATCTCCACCCTCCTCTGCTACAAAGAAAGACTCTTTCTTTAATATCAGTCGCTCTCGGTCCCACAGTAAAACTATCAACAAGAAGGATGCG GAGGAGCTGGAGGCTCAGGTGTCGTTCCTGCAGGGTCAGATTAATGACCTCGAAGCCATGAGTAAATATTGTGCCAAGATGATGAACGCACACATAG GCAAAATTCAAGATGTGATACTGCAGGAGCATCTGGAGAAGGAAGATGAGGTTCTAGTGTCACTTGCTGGACTGAAACAG ATTAAAGACATCCTGAAGGGGGCTCTCCGGTTCAACCAGAGTCAGCTGGAGTCTGAGGATAACGAGGAGATCACCATAGCGGACGATCATTACTGCTCCAGTCAATACAGCACACTAAAATACTACAGCGATTTTGTACATCAGTCTGCAGACAATGATGCTGATGCTGATGCAAGCAGACAACAAACTCAACAACTCGATGATCATGAGGAAGTAGATGGAATGGCAGATAAAGAAGAAGAGCTGCAGGAAGTGGAGGAAAAGGTCTTGACCACTAAAAATGTCCCCATGACTCCAGAGCTGCAG GCGTCTGAGGGGAGGAACTGGGATGACTACATCTTAGTCTCCAAGGACGGCGAGCCATCTGGGAATGAGGAGCAAAGCGGAACCCCCACAGCTCCACTCTTTAAGAACGTACGAGCCCTGAACAAGGCAGATTTTCAAGACCCTCTGATGGGAACCACATCTGGCTCCTCCAGTCCAGATGATGGAAGCACTCACAGCAAGGACTCCGACTTTACCATTGTTAACCCTACTGACCTTTGA
- the tbc1d5 gene encoding TBC1 domain family member 5 isoform X3 produces the protein MQHPNFETRHPLQQDEQETGYDPLQNYNRNRDRGSLGSAVESTLQSYRKEWDDLFQNSNYLPRIRQAGINGRLRSSRFRSVCWKLYLDVLPEDKAQWISRTKEHRAQYEKIKEMHITNPRKAAGQQDLVVNNPLSQDEGSLWNKFFQDKELRGMIKQDVLRTFPEMLYFQEEDVRTKMTDILFCYARENEQLLYKQGMHELLAPIVFVLHCDHQAFQHASETANPSDEMKVLLDPKFHEHDAYTMFSLLMETAEPWFSSFEREVRKGKEEMLTSIPFARPQDSGPSVAIVTKVNRIQDQLIKKHDIELYMHLNRLEIAPQIYGIRWVRLLFGREFPLQDLLVVWDALFADSITLDLVDYVFVAMLLYIRDALIASNFQTCLGLLMHYPPIGDIHSLLLKALFLRDPKNNPRPVNYQFQQNLDYYKTRGADLVNKTRASTKAAPLNINKVSSSLLNFGRKLIAPMGGGSGGISPINSEVLSAPPLPAPASRPLTEAPSCPAPLNTQMKSQPLPQTQHQHRLLKSESMPVHLSKGHSSRTVSSSPSTESLSCSRDHAMSSPPLPVSRGRDSSTSSPPSSATKKDSFFNISRSRSHSKTINKKDAEELEAQVSFLQGQINDLEAMSKYCAKMMNAHIGKIQDVILQEHLEKEDEVLVSLAGLKQIKDILKGALRFNQSQLESEDNEEITIADDHYCSSQYSTLKYYSDFVHQSADNDADADASRQQTQQLDDHEEVDGMADKEEELQEVEEKVLTTKNVPMTPELQASEGRNWDDYILVSKDGEPSGNEEQSGTPTAPLFKNVRALNKADFQDPLMGTTSGSSSPDDGSTHSKDSDFTIVNPTDL, from the exons ATGCAGCACCCAAACTTTGAAACGCGGCACCCGTTGCAGCAGGACGAGCAAGAGACGGGTTATGACCCTCTACAAAACTATAACAGAAACAGAGACC GAGGATCATTGGGCAGTGCTGTTGAGTCCACCCTTCAGTCCTACAG AAAGGAGTGGGATGATTTGTTCCAGAACAGTAACTACCTGCCTAGAATCAGACAGGCAGGCATTAACGGGCGATTACGGAGCAGCCGATTCCGCAGTGTTTGCTGGAAG CTTTATCTGGACGTCCTACCAGAAGATAAGGCTCAATGGATCAGTCGAACCAAGGAGCACAGAGCACAGTATGAGAAAATCAAAGAGATG CACATCACGAACCCTCGTAAAGCTGCCGGCCAGCAGGACCTGGTGGTGAACAACCCACTGTCACAGGATGAGGGG AGTTTATGGAATAAGTTCTTTCAGGATAAGGAGCTCAGAGGAATGATTAAACAAGATGTTTTACGAAC GTTTCCAGAGATGCTGTACTTCCAGGAAGAGGATGTCAGGACGAAGATGACTGATATTCTCTTCTGTTATGCTCGAGAGAATGAGCAGCTTCTGTATAAGCAG GGCATGCATGAGTTGCTGGCCCCAATAGTGTTTGTTCTCCACTGTGATCATCAGGCGTTTCAGCATGCCAGTGAGACAGCCAATCCTAG TGATGAGATGAAAGTCCTTCTGGATCCGAAATTCCATGAGCATGATGCCTA TACCATGTTTTCATTGCTCATGGAGACCGCAGAACCCTGGTTCAGCAGTTTTGAGCGGGAGGTCAGAAAG GGCAAGGAAGAGATGTTAACCAGCATCCCCTTTGCAAGACCACAGGACTCCGGCCCCTCTGTTGCTATAGTGACCAAAGTCAACCGAATTCAGGACCAGCTAATAAAGAAACATGATATTGAACTGTACATGCACCTCAACAGACTAGAGATAGCACCGCAGATTTATGGAAT TCGCTGGGTTCGACTGCTGTTTGGTCGGGAGTTCCCTCTGCAGGATCTGTTGGTGGTCTGGGATGCTCTTTTTGCTGACAGCATCACTTTGGACTTGGTGGATTATGTGTTTGTTGCTATGCTTCTTTACATCAGAGATGCTT TGATCGCTAGCAACTTCCAGACGTGTCTCGGCCTCCTGATGCACTATCCTCCTATTGGAGACATTCACTCACTGTTGCTGAAAGCTTTATTCCTCAGAGACCCTAAG AATAATCCACGACCAGTAAATTACCAGTTCCAGCAAAACCTTGACTACTACAAGACTCGTGGGGCTGACTTGGTTAACAAAACACG gGCTAGCACTAAAGCAGCTCCTCTCAATATTAATAAAGTATCCAGTTCTCTTCTTAATTTCGGCCGGAAGCTCATCGCACCGATGGGAGGCGGCTCCGGTGGCATCTCTCCAATTAACAGTGAAGTATTATCAGCTCCACCCCTTCCCGCTCCAGCATCACGCCCATTGACCGAGGCTCCGTCATGCCCTGCCCCTTTAAATACCCAGATGAAATCACAGCCACTCCCTCAAACGCAGCATCAGCACCGACTGCTGAAGTCTGAAAGTATGCCAGTGCACCTCAGCAAAG GCCATTCCTCCAGAACCGTTAGCTCCTCTCCCAGCACTGAGAGTTTGTCTTGTAGTCGGGACCATGCAATGTCATCCCCTCCTCTACCTGTGTCCAGGGGGCGGGACTCCAGCACATCATCTCCACCCTCCTCTGCTACAAAGAAAGACTCTTTCTTTAATATCAGTCGCTCTCGGTCCCACAGTAAAACTATCAACAAGAAGGATGCG GAGGAGCTGGAGGCTCAGGTGTCGTTCCTGCAGGGTCAGATTAATGACCTCGAAGCCATGAGTAAATATTGTGCCAAGATGATGAACGCACACATAG GCAAAATTCAAGATGTGATACTGCAGGAGCATCTGGAGAAGGAAGATGAGGTTCTAGTGTCACTTGCTGGACTGAAACAG ATTAAAGACATCCTGAAGGGGGCTCTCCGGTTCAACCAGAGTCAGCTGGAGTCTGAGGATAACGAGGAGATCACCATAGCGGACGATCATTACTGCTCCAGTCAATACAGCACACTAAAATACTACAGCGATTTTGTACATCAGTCTGCAGACAATGATGCTGATGCTGATGCAAGCAGACAACAAACTCAACAACTCGATGATCATGAGGAAGTAGATGGAATGGCAGATAAAGAAGAAGAGCTGCAGGAAGTGGAGGAAAAGGTCTTGACCACTAAAAATGTCCCCATGACTCCAGAGCTGCAG GCGTCTGAGGGGAGGAACTGGGATGACTACATCTTAGTCTCCAAGGACGGCGAGCCATCTGGGAATGAGGAGCAAAGCGGAACCCCCACAGCTCCACTCTTTAAGAACGTACGAGCCCTGAACAAGGCAGATTTTCAAGACCCTCTGATGGGAACCACATCTGGCTCCTCCAGTCCAGATGATGGAAGCACTCACAGCAAGGACTCCGACTTTACCATTGTTAACCCTACTGACCTTTGA
- the tbc1d5 gene encoding TBC1 domain family member 5 isoform X2: MQHPNFETRHPLQQDEQETGYDPLQNYNRNRDRGSLGSAVESTLQSYRKEWDDLFQNSNYLPRIRQAGINGRLRSSRFRSVCWKLYLDVLPEDKAQWISRTKEHRAQYEKIKEMHITNPRKAAGQQDLVVNNPLSQDEGSLWNKFFQDKELRGMIKQDVLRTFPEMLYFQEEDVRTKMTDILFCYARENEQLLYKQGMHELLAPIVFVLHCDHQAFQHASETANPSDEMKVLLDPKFHEHDAYTMFSLLMETAEPWFSSFEREVRKGKEEMLTSIPFARPQDSGPSVAIVTKVNRIQDQLIKKHDIELYMHLNRLEIAPQIYGIRWVRLLFGREFPLQDLLVVWDALFADSITLDLVDYVFVAMLLYIRDALIASNFQTCLGLLMHYPPIGDIHSLLLKALFLRDPKNNPRPVNYQFQQNLDYYKTRGADLVNKTRASTKAAPLNINKVSSSLLNFGRKLIAPMGGGSGGISPINSEVLSAPPLPAPASRPLTEAPSCPAPLNTQMKSQPLPQTQHQHRLLKSESMPVHLSKGSCGASQISLPAQIHSDITGHSSRTVSSSPSTESLSCSRDHAMSSPPLPVSRGRDSSTSSPPSSATKKDSFFNISRSRSHSKTINKKDAEELEAQVSFLQGQINDLEAMSKYCAKMMNAHIGKIQDVILQEHLEKEDEVLVSLAGLKQIKDILKGALRFNQSQLESEDNEEITIADDHYCSSQYSTLKYYSDFVHQSADNDADADASRQQTQQLDDHEEVDGMADKEEELQEVEEKVLTTKNVPMTPELQASEGRNWDDYILVSKDGEPSGNEEQSGTPTAPLFKNVRALNKADFQDPLMGTTSGSSSPDDGSTHSKDSDFTIVNPTDL; encoded by the exons ATGCAGCACCCAAACTTTGAAACGCGGCACCCGTTGCAGCAGGACGAGCAAGAGACGGGTTATGACCCTCTACAAAACTATAACAGAAACAGAGACC GAGGATCATTGGGCAGTGCTGTTGAGTCCACCCTTCAGTCCTACAG AAAGGAGTGGGATGATTTGTTCCAGAACAGTAACTACCTGCCTAGAATCAGACAGGCAGGCATTAACGGGCGATTACGGAGCAGCCGATTCCGCAGTGTTTGCTGGAAG CTTTATCTGGACGTCCTACCAGAAGATAAGGCTCAATGGATCAGTCGAACCAAGGAGCACAGAGCACAGTATGAGAAAATCAAAGAGATG CACATCACGAACCCTCGTAAAGCTGCCGGCCAGCAGGACCTGGTGGTGAACAACCCACTGTCACAGGATGAGGGG AGTTTATGGAATAAGTTCTTTCAGGATAAGGAGCTCAGAGGAATGATTAAACAAGATGTTTTACGAAC GTTTCCAGAGATGCTGTACTTCCAGGAAGAGGATGTCAGGACGAAGATGACTGATATTCTCTTCTGTTATGCTCGAGAGAATGAGCAGCTTCTGTATAAGCAG GGCATGCATGAGTTGCTGGCCCCAATAGTGTTTGTTCTCCACTGTGATCATCAGGCGTTTCAGCATGCCAGTGAGACAGCCAATCCTAG TGATGAGATGAAAGTCCTTCTGGATCCGAAATTCCATGAGCATGATGCCTA TACCATGTTTTCATTGCTCATGGAGACCGCAGAACCCTGGTTCAGCAGTTTTGAGCGGGAGGTCAGAAAG GGCAAGGAAGAGATGTTAACCAGCATCCCCTTTGCAAGACCACAGGACTCCGGCCCCTCTGTTGCTATAGTGACCAAAGTCAACCGAATTCAGGACCAGCTAATAAAGAAACATGATATTGAACTGTACATGCACCTCAACAGACTAGAGATAGCACCGCAGATTTATGGAAT TCGCTGGGTTCGACTGCTGTTTGGTCGGGAGTTCCCTCTGCAGGATCTGTTGGTGGTCTGGGATGCTCTTTTTGCTGACAGCATCACTTTGGACTTGGTGGATTATGTGTTTGTTGCTATGCTTCTTTACATCAGAGATGCTT TGATCGCTAGCAACTTCCAGACGTGTCTCGGCCTCCTGATGCACTATCCTCCTATTGGAGACATTCACTCACTGTTGCTGAAAGCTTTATTCCTCAGAGACCCTAAG AATAATCCACGACCAGTAAATTACCAGTTCCAGCAAAACCTTGACTACTACAAGACTCGTGGGGCTGACTTGGTTAACAAAACACG gGCTAGCACTAAAGCAGCTCCTCTCAATATTAATAAAGTATCCAGTTCTCTTCTTAATTTCGGCCGGAAGCTCATCGCACCGATGGGAGGCGGCTCCGGTGGCATCTCTCCAATTAACAGTGAAGTATTATCAGCTCCACCCCTTCCCGCTCCAGCATCACGCCCATTGACCGAGGCTCCGTCATGCCCTGCCCCTTTAAATACCCAGATGAAATCACAGCCACTCCCTCAAACGCAGCATCAGCACCGACTGCTGAAGTCTGAAAGTATGCCAGTGCACCTCAGCAAAG GTTCATGTGGAGCATCTCAGATTTCTCTCCCTGCGCAGATTCACTCTGATATCACAG GCCATTCCTCCAGAACCGTTAGCTCCTCTCCCAGCACTGAGAGTTTGTCTTGTAGTCGGGACCATGCAATGTCATCCCCTCCTCTACCTGTGTCCAGGGGGCGGGACTCCAGCACATCATCTCCACCCTCCTCTGCTACAAAGAAAGACTCTTTCTTTAATATCAGTCGCTCTCGGTCCCACAGTAAAACTATCAACAAGAAGGATGCG GAGGAGCTGGAGGCTCAGGTGTCGTTCCTGCAGGGTCAGATTAATGACCTCGAAGCCATGAGTAAATATTGTGCCAAGATGATGAACGCACACATAG GCAAAATTCAAGATGTGATACTGCAGGAGCATCTGGAGAAGGAAGATGAGGTTCTAGTGTCACTTGCTGGACTGAAACAG ATTAAAGACATCCTGAAGGGGGCTCTCCGGTTCAACCAGAGTCAGCTGGAGTCTGAGGATAACGAGGAGATCACCATAGCGGACGATCATTACTGCTCCAGTCAATACAGCACACTAAAATACTACAGCGATTTTGTACATCAGTCTGCAGACAATGATGCTGATGCTGATGCAAGCAGACAACAAACTCAACAACTCGATGATCATGAGGAAGTAGATGGAATGGCAGATAAAGAAGAAGAGCTGCAGGAAGTGGAGGAAAAGGTCTTGACCACTAAAAATGTCCCCATGACTCCAGAGCTGCAG GCGTCTGAGGGGAGGAACTGGGATGACTACATCTTAGTCTCCAAGGACGGCGAGCCATCTGGGAATGAGGAGCAAAGCGGAACCCCCACAGCTCCACTCTTTAAGAACGTACGAGCCCTGAACAAGGCAGATTTTCAAGACCCTCTGATGGGAACCACATCTGGCTCCTCCAGTCCAGATGATGGAAGCACTCACAGCAAGGACTCCGACTTTACCATTGTTAACCCTACTGACCTTTGA